The proteins below come from a single uncultured Dethiosulfovibrio sp. genomic window:
- a CDS encoding DUF5058 family protein, which produces MPAEVLKIANSGVVWAIAVAIVLIALVQSLLYIRLAFRTADEIGFSKDLCVKGLRSGAISAIGPSIAVFIVMVGMMSVVGAPITWLRLSIIGAAPTELTAATVGAQAYGVEFGSASYDLTALATSWWTMTINGVGWLIFVGLFTHKLESLREKVGGGDTKWLAILSGAASLGCFGFLNAGNIKTGIEQLSASTHIEGAGGPLYAAIGGLISMMILLKVADKVTWLKEYTLGIAMLIGMAFAVVMV; this is translated from the coding sequence GTGCCAGCGGAAGTCTTAAAAATAGCCAACAGTGGGGTGGTATGGGCAATAGCTGTAGCTATAGTGCTAATAGCGTTGGTTCAGTCTTTATTGTATATTCGCCTGGCTTTCAGGACCGCCGACGAGATAGGATTCTCAAAGGATCTATGCGTTAAGGGGCTCAGATCAGGGGCGATCTCGGCCATCGGCCCATCCATCGCGGTCTTTATCGTCATGGTTGGGATGATGTCTGTTGTAGGGGCCCCTATTACATGGTTAAGGCTTTCCATTATAGGAGCAGCGCCGACCGAGTTAACCGCTGCGACCGTCGGAGCTCAGGCCTACGGAGTTGAATTCGGTTCAGCTTCCTACGATCTCACAGCTCTAGCCACATCTTGGTGGACGATGACCATTAACGGGGTTGGTTGGCTGATCTTCGTCGGCCTGTTCACCCATAAGCTCGAATCTCTCAGGGAAAAAGTAGGCGGAGGGGACACAAAATGGCTAGCGATCCTATCCGGTGCCGCTTCTCTAGGATGCTTCGGCTTCCTGAACGCAGGCAACATAAAAACAGGAATAGAGCAGCTCTCAGCGTCAACCCATATAGAGGGGGCGGGGGGCCCGCTATACGCTGCTATAGGTGGCCTGATCTCCATGATGATACTGCTCAAGGTAGCCGACAAGGTCACATGGCTTAAAGAATACACCCTCGGCATAGCTATGCTAATAGGCATGGCCTTCGCCGTGGTCATGGTATAG